In Thermodesulfobacteriota bacterium, one DNA window encodes the following:
- a CDS encoding RNA-binding S4 domain-containing protein: protein MKISTLFIKLDSFLKAVSAVGTGGEAKMRIAAGEVQVNGLVETRRGRKLVPGDRVRVAGEEYRVE from the coding sequence ATGAAGATTTCGACCCTGTTCATCAAGCTGGACAGCTTTCTCAAGGCCGTCAGCGCGGTGGGAACCGGCGGCGAGGCCAAGATGCGCATTGCCGCCGGCGAGGTGCAGGTCAACGGCCTCGTGGAGACCCGGCGGGGCAGAAAGCTGGTCCCCGGCGACCGGGTACGGGTGGCCGGGGAGGAATATCGGGTGGAGTGA